A DNA window from Salarias fasciatus chromosome 23 unlocalized genomic scaffold, fSalaFa1.1 super_scaffold_20, whole genome shotgun sequence contains the following coding sequences:
- the dytn gene encoding dystrotelin, translated as MDLDSLAMNEIRPSVYRAAVKLQTLQRLCHMDVVFVRHVAAAPPRSVGGAMSREEVTRALDRMFHSVSQEVPGQAATPEEATSLMFTIFDRGRSGRVAVRSLHAALIALCADTLQAKFTGLLDVLDDKSGSVSRSGLRSLLQDLSQIPAAVQEEGAFGGVEAAVKSCFDGALTPAVSRRHVLSWLQTEPRLLLWLPTLYRLSVSRDVTHNVRCHTCRTSPITGLRFRCLKCLNVHVCQSCFLSLRQTRKHKRGHPVLELCTQPTWRESLSSLLHSTRRVLLPRRYTQRDSVRKRVVVWAEPEDAGNSAPPPLDALTGLADSVPGPSPEEDGSGDGSAPPSPPRTDDSSEQVIPEDLAVHVSRCDHENLTPCFLSKAAAAALLSDVRNLQRDKRLWEAELQEWRAAVESEQGDLEYRCSEMEVTMETLRQHNAHLQDMLTQALNNRREVNNLERGQNDGRETGDVSDEDSKGVDDVDREEAGETETGHVNKTDRKQEDDADGGHVSDADTEHERLPDGGEITPPSDVQTNDEEEEELMKTMGGWSDEEPETPSPTMHQHLAASHDYYLEEEESEDVSLHQQMRSQNGPEEAGLTEDTCPSDGDGGSGTRRPEDLLQETVDRLRTAMETGRWTPTGVTKRAELVDAAEQVGDSILHLVDGVK; from the exons ATGGATCTGGACAGCCTGG CGATGAATGAAATCCGTCCATCTGTATACAGAGCGGCCGTTAAGCTCCAGACTCTGCAGAGGCTCTGCCACA TGGACGTTGTGTTTGTGCGACAtgtggcggcggcgccgccgcgcTCGGTGGGTGGAGCCATGAGTCGGGAGGAAGTGACGCGTGCGCTGGACAGGATGTTTCACAGCGTCTCGCAGGAAGTGCCGGGCCAAGCGGCGACTCCAGAGGAAGCCACCAGCCTGATGTTCACCATCTTCGACCG tGGTCGTAGCGGCCGTGTTGCCGTTCGCTCTCTTCACGCTGCTCTGATCGCTCTGTGCGCCGACACCTTGCAGGCGAAGTTCACAG GCCTGCTGGACGTGTTGGACGACAAGTCAGGATCCGTGAGCCGCTCAGGGCTCAGGTCGCTGCTGCAGGACCTCAGCCAG attcCGGCGGCCGTACAGGAGGAGGGGGCGTTCGGTGGCGTGGAGGCGGCGGTCAAGTCGTGCTTCGACGGG GCGCTGACCCCGGCCGTGAGTCGACGGCACGTGTTGTCGTGGCTGCAGACCGAGCCGCGGCTGTTGCTATGGTTACCGACTCTGTACCGGTTGTCCGTCAGCCGCGATGTGACACACAACGTGCGCTGCCACACCTGTAGGACCTCCCCCATCACGGGGCTCAG GTTTCGGTGTTTAAAGTGTTTGAACGTTCACGTGTGTCAGAGCTGCTTCCTCAGCCTCCGACAGACCAGGAAGCACAAGCGCGGACACCCGGTGCTGGAGTTGTGCACGCAG CCCACCTGGAGGGAATCCCTCAGCTCCTTACTGCACAGCACTCGCCGTGTGCTGTTGCCGCGGCGATACACCCAGAGAGACTCTGTGAGGAAGAGGGTGGTcgtgtgggcggagccagaggaTGCTGGGAACAG TGCCCCGCCCCCTCTTGACGCCCTGACGGGATTGGCCGACTCGGTTCCCGGCCCCTCCCCTGAAGAAGACGGATCCGGCGATGGCTCGgcgcctccttctcctccgaGGACAGATGATTCCTCAGAGCAGGTGATCCCTGAGGACCTCGCTGTCCACGTGTCTCGATGTGACCATGAAAACCTGACGCCATGTTTCCTGtcgaaggcggcggcggcggctctgctTAGCGACGTCAGAAATCTTCAGAGAGACAAACG GCTGTGGGAGGCGGAGCTCCAGGAGTGGCGGGCCGCTGTGGAGTCGGAGCAGGGCGACCTCGAGTACAGGTGCTCAGAAATGGAGGTTACCATGGAGACACTGAGACAACACAACGCTCACCTGCAGGACATGCTCACCCAG GCTTTGAACAACAGAAGAGAAGTCAATAATTTGGAAAGAGGACAGAACGACGGCAGGGAGACTGGAGACGTCAGTGACGAGGACAGCAAAGGAGTGGACGACGTGGACAGAGAAGAAGCTGGCGAGACGGAGACAGGACACGTCAACAAGacggacaggaagcaggaagacgACGCAGACGGCGGACACGTCAGCGACGCAGACACGGAACACGAACGTCTCCCAGACGGAGGGGAAATCACGCCACCCTCTGACGTGCAGAcgaatgatgaagaggaggaggagctgatgaagACCATGGGCGGCTGGAGCGACGAAGAACCAGAAACTCCATCTCCCACGATGCACCAGCACTTGGCGGCGTCACATGATTATTAcctcgaggaggaggagtccgAAGACGTGAGCCTCCATCAGCAAATGAGGTCACAGAATGGaccggaggaggcggggctaaCGGAGGACACCTGTCCGTCTGATGGAGACGGCGGCAGCGGGACACGTCGTCCAGAGGATCTGCTGCAGGAAACCGTCGACCGACTCAGGACGGCGATGGAGACAGGCCGGTGGACACCGACAG GTGTCACGAAGAGGGCGGAGCTTGTGGATGCTGCAGAGCAGGTGGGCGACTCGATACTCCACCTGGTGGACGGTGTCAAATGA